TCTTTGAAAAAACGATTGATTCAGAAAAAATTAAAAAATATTACCGAAGGAAAAACTTTTCAAGAATACAGAATGAAGTTCTTTGGTAAAAAAGGAAGATAATTATATAAAAATATACCTAATGAATATCGAAAAAATACTAGCTATCTCTGGTAAACCAGGTTTGTACGAATTGAAAATCCAAACCCGTACTGGTTTTGTCGCCGAATCTTTATTAGATGGCAAAAAAATCACCGTGAATTTAAAAGCGAACGTGAGTTTGTTATCAGAAATTTCAATTTATACCTATGAGGCTGAAAAACCTTTGGCTGAAATTTTAAATACTATTGCAAAAAAAGAAAAAAACGGTCCTGCCATTTCTCATAAAGAAGATGCAGCTACTTTAGCAGCTTATTTCAAAGAAATCTTACCAGATTATGATGAAGAAAGAGTCTATGGTTCAGATATCAAAAAAGTATTGAATTGGTACAATTTGTTGCAATCTAAAGGAATGGTTAAGGATGAAGCACCTAAAGCTTCAAGTAAAGAAGAATCAGTTACTGAAGAAAAGCCTAAAAAAGCAAAAGCTAAAAAAGCCTAATTGTTTTTTAACTATTTATAATCCTGCCAAGATCATTTTCTTAGCAGGATTTTTTTATTTTTACCAAAACCAATTTTTACAATGAATTCAAGAGCAACACAACTTCAGGCCTTCGATAGACTATTAACCATCATGGACGAATTGCGTGCCCAATGCCCTTGGGACAAAAAGCAAACCTTACAAAGTTTGCGCCACCTAACGATTGAGGAAACCTATGAATTGGGCGATGCTATTTTAAATAATGATTTGGAAGAAGTCAAGAAAGAATTAGGTGACCTGCTATTGCATCTTGTTTTTTACGCTAAAATTGGAAGCGAAACTCAAGATTTCGATATCGCTGATGTGTGTAATGCCATTTGCGACAAGCTAATTCATCGTCATCCTCATATATATAGTGATGTCCAAGTAAAAGATGAAGAAGAAGTAAAGCAAAACTGGGAAAAACTCAAATTGAAAGAAGGGAAAAAATCAGTTTTAGAAGGGGTACCAAAAGGACTGCCGGCCTTGGTCAAAGCAAGCCGTATTCAAGACAAAGTGAAAGGTGTTGGTTTTGATTGGGAAGAATCGCATCAAGTTTGGGATAAAGTACAAGAGGAATTACACGAATTACAAGTGGAGGTTGCCGCTGGAAACCAAGATAAAATGGAAGCTGAATTTGGCGATGTATTATTCTCTATGATTAACTATGCTCGCTTTTTAGATATTAATCCCGAGGATGCTTTGGAACGAACCAATAAAAAATTCATTACTAGATTTCAATATTTAGAAAGTAAAGCAGTCGAAATGGGAAATCCATTGATGGATATGACTTTGGCTGAAATGGATGTGTTTTGGAACGAGGCGAAGCAATTATAATTTAAAATTATGATTTACTTATTACTGTCAGTTGTATTATACGCGTTGAATAATTTACTTTGGAAAAAGGTTTTACAACAAACAAATAGTTGGTTGGTAATGACTTTAAGGGCTTTTTTGACAGCTAGTATTGGAATCATCATCATCCTTTTTTTTGCTCCAAACATGTTAAATCAAATCAGCTGGAACTCTTTTTGGAGAATTACAATTGCATCTGTATTGGGTACATTTGGATTGATTTGTATGTTATCAGCCCTCCAGAAAGGGACGTTAAGGCAACTAGGTATATTTAATTTATTGACCATTGCCTTTACTGTGACTTATCTATTGCTTTTTGAAAAATTCAATGTATTCGATTTTGTTTCTGGAACAATTTTAATCATGGTAGGATTTGGTATTTATGTTTTTCAGATTCAAAAATTACCTACAAATGAATCCAATAGTAAAACAGTCATTTATTATATTTTGATGTCGCTATTTTTTGCATCTTCAG
This sequence is a window from Flavobacterium ammoniigenes. Protein-coding genes within it:
- a CDS encoding DUF5606 domain-containing protein; its protein translation is MNIEKILAISGKPGLYELKIQTRTGFVAESLLDGKKITVNLKANVSLLSEISIYTYEAEKPLAEILNTIAKKEKNGPAISHKEDAATLAAYFKEILPDYDEERVYGSDIKKVLNWYNLLQSKGMVKDEAPKASSKEESVTEEKPKKAKAKKA
- the mazG gene encoding nucleoside triphosphate pyrophosphohydrolase is translated as MNSRATQLQAFDRLLTIMDELRAQCPWDKKQTLQSLRHLTIEETYELGDAILNNDLEEVKKELGDLLLHLVFYAKIGSETQDFDIADVCNAICDKLIHRHPHIYSDVQVKDEEEVKQNWEKLKLKEGKKSVLEGVPKGLPALVKASRIQDKVKGVGFDWEESHQVWDKVQEELHELQVEVAAGNQDKMEAEFGDVLFSMINYARFLDINPEDALERTNKKFITRFQYLESKAVEMGNPLMDMTLAEMDVFWNEAKQL
- a CDS encoding DMT family transporter, which encodes MIYLLLSVVLYALNNLLWKKVLQQTNSWLVMTLRAFLTASIGIIIILFFAPNMLNQISWNSFWRITIASVLGTFGLICMLSALQKGTLRQLGIFNLLTIAFTVTYLLLFEKFNVFDFVSGTILIMVGFGIYVFQIQKLPTNESNSKTVIYYILMSLFFASSGLVHWYNFKQSISPLFSVVNQEVIVFLVGGIGLIAQPKSVKEHWFQSMIKSANLVFVMAVLIFAAVWTGFLGLKITNPLLASLLPLATPVLTILFGALFFKEKWNKKLGLALFIIAIGAYMLHLNLNYQ